From the Stigmatella erecta genome, one window contains:
- a CDS encoding type I polyketide synthase, with protein MSGSDLAIIGMAGRFPGANTLERFWENIRSGADCVSDLTDAELRAAGVSEASLSNPKYVRRASVLDDIETFDAEFFGFSPKEVELIDPQHRLFLECAWEALESGGVDPGRYSGAIGVFAGTSYSTYLLRKFLREAGSMPVIEHLQLQVANDKDYLASRVSYKLNLRGPSLCVQTSCSTSLVAVHLACQSVLDGESDMALAGGVCLRVPQRVGYIHQEGGILSPDGRCRSFDARGAGTIQGSGLGVIVIKRLEDALRDGDPIRAVIKGSAINNDGASKVGYMAPSHEGQARVISEALSLAGVEPATVGYLECHGTATRVGDPLELQALAEVFSGVPRGTCAVGSVKANLGHLESAAGIAGLIKAVLVLERGELPPLAHFQEPNPGCDFPSTPFFVPPRAQPFPKGAHPRRAGVSSFGIGGTNAHVVLEEAPALAARSGGAARPWSLLTLSARSEPALRAQARAHATFLRSEAGRREALADICFTSGARRAHHPFRLAAVCRSHDELAEALDAYAGGTPHGHVVAGRAPQAEQRPQLTFLFTGQGSQYAGMGRGLYDSHPTFRKAIDRCARALEGLLPLPLVEVLFGEGSPLDQTQYTQPALFALEYALSEVWREWGVVPDAVLGHSVGEFPAACVAGVFELEEGIRLVAERARLMQQLPAGGVMVAVQEGEAEVLPLLAAHPAVSLAALNGPKSVVLSGPAADVDAAVRALASRGIKSRALTVSHAFHSALMEPVLPAFGRVASSVSYRPPKVAWVTNLTGEQAVSISAQYWEQQLRQPVRFAQGVQTLATGGRRLFLEVGPQPVLSGLAASVLPPEAVCLASLRSGRDAWQTLMQSAGQLYVQGAALDWRALHGPARRCVELPGYAWQRERYWVDDPLPGRGGSEAPGARSDEAAGVTYALSWRSAPATSAGSSNVAGWLVLCDASGTGAALVQALEARGERCLSLTAAEVAHELEAAAPFQGQVAQARSWGGTLGVVHACSLDAESTGLEALRAAEVRSTGSALRLVQALHTAGVTPLTRLWFVTREGQAVEGEAVNVSQAPLWGFARSVQQELPELSCRAVDLGAGDCTALAGQLLAELGTDGEPQAAWRGERRYVARLERVRAAGGPAPSLRSDGTYLITGGLGALGLQVAEWMVERGARHLALFARSPASQTHWGALERLRSKGANVHVASVDVVDREALSHALAHVAKSMPPLRGVVHAAGVLDEAMLPQLTPGRLRTVMAPKVDGAWSLHELTAGQPLELFVLFSSVGALFGAPGQANYGAANAFLGALAHHRHTLGLPAIAVDFGPWAGAGMSSKLDAARWEAHRLRPMSPEAVLGALGAALGSGRPQVAVAEVDWDGVFSDARRTPALFAELAAGRAGAAGKSPAAARIAERLKAAAPHEVDELLVAHVRGELGELLGHPPSRPPEPWRGFYELGMDSLSAVHFRRRMEAAFDVPLATSALFDHPTVESFSRYLKGRLFPDAPVSVPTSAPVAPQPRPDAVAAEVEGLSADEVSSALLELTRSVLSEEELGE; from the coding sequence ATGAGCGGCTCGGATCTGGCAATTATCGGGATGGCGGGACGCTTTCCGGGCGCGAACACGCTCGAGCGCTTCTGGGAGAACATCCGCAGCGGCGCCGATTGTGTGAGCGATCTCACGGACGCGGAGCTCCGTGCGGCGGGCGTCAGTGAGGCGTCCCTGAGCAACCCGAAGTACGTGCGCCGCGCGTCTGTCCTGGACGACATCGAGACGTTCGACGCGGAGTTCTTTGGGTTCAGCCCGAAGGAAGTGGAGCTCATCGACCCGCAGCACCGGCTGTTCCTCGAGTGCGCGTGGGAGGCGCTGGAGAGCGGCGGCGTGGACCCGGGCCGCTACTCGGGCGCCATCGGCGTCTTCGCGGGCACCAGCTACTCCACGTACCTGCTCCGTAAGTTCCTGCGCGAGGCAGGCTCGATGCCGGTCATCGAGCACCTTCAGCTCCAGGTGGCCAACGACAAGGACTACCTGGCCAGCCGCGTCTCTTACAAGCTGAACCTGCGCGGCCCGAGCCTCTGTGTGCAGACATCCTGCTCCACGTCGCTCGTCGCGGTGCACCTCGCGTGTCAGAGCGTGCTGGACGGCGAGTCGGACATGGCGCTCGCGGGCGGCGTGTGCCTGCGCGTCCCGCAGCGCGTGGGCTACATCCACCAGGAGGGCGGCATCCTCTCGCCCGACGGGCGCTGCCGCAGCTTCGATGCGCGCGGCGCCGGGACCATCCAGGGCAGTGGCCTGGGGGTCATCGTCATCAAGCGTCTGGAGGATGCCCTGAGGGACGGCGATCCGATCCGGGCGGTCATCAAGGGGTCCGCCATCAACAACGACGGCGCCTCGAAGGTGGGCTACATGGCGCCGAGCCACGAGGGCCAGGCGCGCGTCATCTCCGAGGCCCTGAGCCTCGCGGGCGTAGAGCCCGCGACGGTGGGGTATCTCGAGTGCCACGGCACTGCGACGCGGGTGGGAGACCCACTGGAGCTGCAAGCACTCGCGGAGGTGTTCTCGGGCGTGCCGCGGGGCACCTGTGCCGTGGGCTCCGTGAAGGCAAACCTCGGGCATCTGGAGTCGGCCGCTGGCATCGCTGGCCTCATCAAGGCGGTCCTCGTGCTCGAGCGCGGGGAGCTGCCCCCGCTCGCACACTTCCAGGAGCCCAACCCTGGCTGCGACTTCCCCTCCACGCCGTTCTTCGTGCCTCCCCGGGCGCAGCCGTTCCCGAAAGGTGCCCATCCTCGCCGTGCGGGCGTCAGCTCGTTCGGGATTGGCGGCACCAACGCGCACGTGGTGCTTGAGGAGGCGCCGGCTCTGGCTGCGCGCTCCGGGGGGGCGGCGAGGCCCTGGAGCCTGCTCACCCTGTCCGCCCGCAGCGAGCCCGCGCTGCGCGCGCAGGCCCGCGCGCACGCCACCTTCCTGCGCTCGGAGGCGGGCCGGCGCGAGGCGCTCGCGGACATCTGCTTCACGTCCGGAGCGCGGAGAGCGCATCACCCCTTCCGGCTCGCCGCGGTGTGCAGGAGCCACGACGAGCTCGCCGAGGCGCTGGACGCGTACGCCGGGGGCACCCCGCATGGCCACGTCGTCGCAGGCAGGGCGCCCCAGGCGGAGCAGCGGCCGCAGCTGACGTTCCTCTTCACCGGACAGGGCTCGCAATACGCGGGGATGGGCCGTGGGCTCTACGATTCGCACCCCACGTTCCGCAAGGCCATCGACCGCTGCGCACGGGCGCTTGAAGGACTGCTTCCACTTCCGCTCGTGGAGGTGCTCTTCGGCGAGGGCTCACCGCTGGACCAGACCCAGTACACGCAGCCGGCGCTGTTCGCGCTCGAGTACGCGCTGTCCGAGGTGTGGCGCGAGTGGGGCGTGGTGCCGGACGCGGTGCTCGGCCACAGCGTGGGCGAGTTCCCAGCCGCGTGCGTCGCCGGCGTGTTCGAGCTGGAGGAGGGCATCCGGCTCGTCGCCGAGCGTGCGCGCCTCATGCAGCAACTGCCGGCAGGAGGTGTGATGGTGGCGGTGCAGGAAGGGGAGGCGGAGGTCCTCCCACTCCTGGCCGCGCACCCGGCGGTGTCGCTCGCGGCCCTGAATGGCCCCAAGAGCGTGGTGCTGTCGGGGCCGGCGGCGGACGTCGACGCGGCCGTCCGCGCGCTCGCGTCGCGCGGAATCAAGAGCCGCGCGCTCACGGTGTCCCATGCGTTCCACTCCGCCTTGATGGAGCCGGTGCTCCCGGCGTTCGGGCGGGTGGCGTCGTCCGTCAGTTATCGCCCTCCGAAGGTGGCGTGGGTCACCAACCTCACGGGTGAGCAGGCGGTGTCCATCTCCGCGCAGTACTGGGAGCAACAGCTGCGCCAGCCCGTGCGGTTCGCGCAAGGCGTGCAGACGCTCGCAACGGGGGGCCGCCGCTTGTTCCTGGAGGTGGGGCCTCAGCCGGTGCTCTCTGGCCTTGCGGCCAGCGTCCTGCCTCCCGAAGCCGTTTGCCTCGCGAGCCTGCGAAGCGGGCGCGACGCGTGGCAGACGTTGATGCAGAGCGCAGGCCAGTTGTACGTCCAGGGTGCCGCTCTGGACTGGCGGGCTCTGCACGGCCCTGCCCGCCGCTGCGTGGAGCTGCCCGGCTATGCGTGGCAGCGCGAGCGCTACTGGGTGGACGACCCGCTCCCGGGCCGCGGCGGTTCCGAGGCGCCAGGCGCCCGGAGCGACGAGGCAGCTGGCGTCACGTACGCCCTCTCCTGGCGCAGTGCGCCCGCGACGAGCGCCGGAAGCAGCAATGTGGCCGGCTGGCTCGTGCTCTGCGACGCCAGTGGCACCGGCGCCGCGCTCGTCCAGGCGCTTGAGGCGCGTGGCGAGCGGTGTTTGTCTCTCACCGCGGCCGAGGTGGCGCACGAACTCGAAGCGGCTGCCCCGTTTCAGGGACAGGTCGCACAGGCGCGAAGCTGGGGTGGCACATTGGGTGTCGTGCACGCCTGCAGCCTCGACGCAGAGTCCACGGGGCTCGAAGCGCTTCGCGCGGCCGAGGTGCGGAGCACCGGGAGTGCGCTGCGCCTTGTCCAGGCGCTGCATACGGCCGGTGTGACGCCGCTCACGCGGCTCTGGTTCGTCACGCGGGAGGGCCAGGCCGTTGAAGGGGAGGCGGTGAACGTCTCGCAGGCCCCGCTCTGGGGCTTCGCGCGTTCGGTGCAGCAGGAACTGCCGGAGCTCTCGTGCAGGGCCGTGGATCTCGGCGCCGGGGACTGCACCGCGCTCGCCGGGCAGCTGCTCGCGGAACTCGGCACGGACGGGGAGCCACAGGCCGCCTGGCGTGGGGAGCGGCGGTATGTGGCACGTCTGGAGCGCGTGCGAGCCGCCGGGGGCCCCGCGCCATCGCTGCGGTCGGACGGCACCTATCTGATCACCGGAGGTCTTGGCGCGCTCGGGCTCCAGGTTGCCGAGTGGATGGTGGAGCGCGGGGCCCGGCATCTCGCGCTCTTCGCGCGCAGCCCTGCGTCGCAAACGCATTGGGGGGCCCTGGAGCGGCTCCGCTCGAAGGGCGCCAACGTTCACGTGGCGAGTGTCGATGTCGTCGACCGCGAGGCGCTGTCCCACGCACTGGCGCACGTGGCGAAGTCCATGCCTCCGCTGCGCGGGGTGGTGCACGCGGCGGGTGTCCTGGACGAGGCGATGCTGCCTCAGCTCACACCCGGGCGGCTCCGCACCGTGATGGCCCCGAAGGTGGACGGTGCCTGGAGCCTGCACGAGCTGACCGCGGGACAGCCCCTGGAACTCTTCGTGCTCTTCTCCTCGGTGGGCGCTCTCTTCGGTGCGCCCGGCCAGGCGAACTACGGCGCCGCCAACGCGTTCCTCGGCGCGCTCGCGCACCACCGGCACACGCTTGGGCTCCCGGCCATCGCCGTGGACTTTGGACCCTGGGCGGGCGCGGGAATGTCCTCCAAGCTCGACGCCGCACGGTGGGAAGCGCACCGGCTTCGTCCGATGTCTCCTGAGGCCGTGCTCGGCGCGCTCGGGGCCGCACTCGGGAGCGGCCGGCCGCAGGTCGCTGTCGCTGAAGTGGACTGGGACGGCGTGTTCTCGGATGCGCGGCGGACGCCCGCGCTGTTCGCGGAGCTCGCGGCTGGGCGGGCGGGAGCCGCTGGGAAGTCTCCCGCGGCCGCCCGGATCGCGGAGCGCCTCAAGGCAGCCGCGCCGCACGAGGTGGACGAGCTGCTCGTGGCCCACGTACGCGGTGAGCTCGGCGAGCTGCTTGGGCACCCGCCTTCGCGGCCACCGGAACCCTGGCGCGGTTTCTACGAGCTGGGGATGGACTCGCTCTCCGCAGTCCACTTCCGGCGCCGCATGGAGGCCGCGTTCGATGTGCCGCTGGCCACCTCGGCCCTGTTCGACCACCCGACCGTGGAGAGCTTCTCCCGCTACCTCAAGGGGCGCCTGTTCCCGGATGCGCCCGTGTCAGTCCCCACCTCCGCGCCCGTGGCGCCGCAGCCGCGGCCGGACGCGGTGGCGGCCGAGGTCGAGGGGCTGTCCGCGGACGAAGTCTCATCTGCGCTGCTCGAGCTGACGCGCAGCGTGCTGTCTGAGGAAGAGCTCGGCGAATGA